From a single Nematostella vectensis chromosome 3, jaNemVect1.1, whole genome shotgun sequence genomic region:
- the LOC5501850 gene encoding uncharacterized protein LOC5501850: MRVIIYIQACKRRRLTTPFWQENKQSMHQSDFFTELSLTSPDKNNLVRLKAISKSFDDLTSETLYSRWKRTRKHCTGKRSRNRSLLSLPELKESEEHLDEHHRPPDQHSQGEGLQGGHPRGWTICPGEIRSENSRDCRCETPLTDGGESVISDSWSSSEVTDTTSISMESTDSGVEERFPSTSPTPSVWSETSEDDGVFVTAPNKFVSHLKLYPRFHSASDTTDKRPKAYPATEIINMQAEVDEKENQSEVLVTEITTYLHGNVSKTTRSLSEGDDSNYHQTVVAARPINKRAFLLRKRSTSARVPSELQFLKTAEMAKQYLESASSSDDVWLKRDAVGTSRIESRHKRPSGVGYKHKGLVNNNIHGATLGQLCDGSHNGLGRTYALVSQPIEAVSQRDFNNNADGRKFVRKISAPAVTSTSRMEKETDEQQEAWDQVPKEVSRGENMTLNMRKGGSYAVGRSQSFAGESGHKPATMPRLSRRATTTLSNRKANDLWSKQVAKELLDKINKADEKSEKERLDVVERAFEWIRKELADLRAQDKDIMRMFTKIQAGIRHIKFDQSLLLETAEDDFNSSPDLSQNISYSVSETSTTPRRASLL, from the coding sequence ATGCGGGTAATAATCTATATACAAGCTTGCAAAAGACGAAGATTGACGACGCCATTTTGGCAAGAGAACAAACAGAGCATGCATCAGAGCGACTTCTTTACTGAGCTTTCTCTGACAAGCCCAGACAAAAATAACTTGGTGCGACTGAAGGCGATCTCTAAATCATTTGACGACCTCACAAGTGAAACCTTGTACAGCAGATGGAAACGCACGCGAAAGCACTGCACGGGAAAGCGAAGCAGAAATAGATCCCTACTCTCGCTACCAGAGCTGAAAGAATCAGAGGAGCATCTGGACGAGCACCACCGCCCCCCGGATCAGCATTCCCAGGGGGAGGGTCTGCAGGGGGGACACCCACGAGGCTGGACGATCTGTCCGGGGGAAATTCGGAGTGAGAACTCCCGAGATTGTCGTTGCGAGACCCCCCTGACTGATGGTGGCGAGAGCGTCATTAGCGATTCCTGGTCGAGTAGCGAAGTTACTGATACGACGTCTATTAGCATGGAATCAACGGACAGTGGAGTCGAAGAGCGCTTTCCGAGTACATCTCCGACTCCAAGCGTGTGGTCGGAAACTTCCGAAGATGACGGAGTCTTCGTGACAGCTCCGAATAAATTTGTATCTCATCTGAAACTCTACCCGCGCTTTCATAGTGCTTCAGATACCACTGACAAGCGACCGAAAGCTTACCCTGCAACGGAAATCATAAACATGCAAGCGGAAGTTGACGAAAAGGAAAATCAATCTGAAGTTCTTGTCACAGAGATAACTACGTATCTTCACGGAAATGTATCGAAGACTACCCGAAGTTTATCCGAGGGAGACGACTCAAATTATCATCAGACAGTCGTTGCAGCCCGTCCCATAAACAAACGCGCTTTTCTACTTCGGAAGCGCAGTACATCCGCCCGCGTCCCGAGCGAACTGCAGTTcttgaagactgcggaaatgGCGAAACAATACCTCGAAAGCGCCTCTAGTTCCGATGACGTATGGCTTAAACGTGATGCGGTCGGGACCTCAAGAATTGAATCAAGGCATAAAAGGCCTAGCGGGGTGGGTTACAAACACAAGGGTCTTGTTAATAACAATATTCATGGAGCAACACTTGGGCAACTATGCGACGGGTCACATAACGGATTGGGACGCACGTATGCGCTGGTTAGCCAACCAATAGAGGCCGTTTCCCAACGTGACTTCAATAATAACGCAGACGGCAGAAAATTTGTTCGAAAGATCAGTGCGCCAGCAGTAACTTCTACATCAAGAATGGAGAAAGAAACCGACGAACAGCAAGAAGCATGGGATCAAGTTCCCAAGGAAGTTTCCAGGGGAGAAAATATGACTCTTAATATGCGAAAAGGTGGATCATACGCAGTCGGAAGATCACAATCTTTTGCCGGAGAAAGCGGACATAAACCAGCTACAATGCCTCGATTGTCGAGGCGGGCAACAACTACGCTTTCAAATCGCAAAGCAAATGACTTATGGAGTAAACAAGTGGCTAAAGAACTGCTAGATAAAATCAATAAAGCAGATGAGAAATCCGAGAAAGAGAGACTTGATGTTGTTGAGCGGGCTTTTGAATGGATTCGTAAGGAATTGGCGGATTTGAGGGCTCAAGATAAGGACATCATGCGAATGTTTACAAAGATTCAAGCAGGAATAAGGCACATTAAGTTCGACCAGTCTTTGTTATTAGAAACTGCCGAGGATGATTTTAATTCTAGTCCAGATTTATCGCAAAATATATCATATTCTGTGTCAGAAACTTCGACAACTCCACGAAGAGCTAGTCTACTTTAG
- the LOC5501851 gene encoding uncharacterized protein LOC5501851 produces MLCGPLSSNNHFHLKRENVLGFDAAAAMYRGWQRAQVLRSITPDVDMRSDSKSKVCDLEIEASVPVNNQVVNPSGSKEAKFRVLQKRFSSLGAIGVISESDACDRPSARSGEQRTTASGKGRNFPAQSPSTARESRVRSEVSLFLCRQSRIQGSNTSDNRVEHERPCVETPVTNYPPQGKYILSKAVLTHSNGAKVRRASVQHIGSLAKSYFVPGEEKKARKMSLPSRRTSEVIVTQGNSTIGSKTHAERYIEDCSADTELQWERLVARARSFQVLSPAARDNRPYKRIERKEDAKIIECNRVIHPVTEDGDGSEGENSDVCSEASHSSSGSSILGEAFAVIAKPIAKRSNTSPDDGKLVADSLSETPPKESVCTVDKTPVNTDAHGHLRRFSLATLRPQAEAVERMSGYSTHGALEYAKRLLGKVQEEGKTKTKKERLHDMSKALKLVLEELNRIETPDHELVSLFISLRAKIVNLKAEVKQEEGTESPEDGSAEKKALRLSTLSTDSSQTDNLRTSHSRRFSWC; encoded by the coding sequence ATGTTGTGCGGTCCACTGTCGTCTAACAACCACTTTCATCTTAAGCGAGAGAATGTACTCGGGTTTGACGCGGCGGCTGCCATGTACAGAGGATGGCAGCGGGCACAAGTGCTGCGTTCGATAACACCTGATGTGGACATGAGAAGCGACTCCAAGTCTAAAGTGTGCGACTTAGAAATAGAAGCAAGCGTCCCTGTGAACAATCAAGTCGTTAACCCCAGCGGCTCTAAAGAAGCCAAATTTAGAGTGCTACAGAAGAGGTTTTCATCGCTAGGGGCAATTGGGGTCATAAGTGAAAGTGATGCTTGTGATAGACCAAGCGCTCGCAGTGGGGAGCAGAGAACCACAGCAAGTGGAAAAGGGAGAAATTTTCCCGCGCAATCACCTTCAACCGCGCGGGAAAGTCGCGTCCGAAGCGAGGTTTCATTGTTTCTTTGTCGTCAATCTCGTATTCAAGGGTCCAATACAAGTGACAATCGAGTTGAACACGAGCGACCATGCGTGGAGACTCCTGTCACAAACTACCCACCACAGGGCAAGTATATACTAAGCAAAGCAGTGTTGACTCATTCAAATGGCGCGAAGGTACGCAGAGCGTCTGTCCAGCACATCGGCTCGCTAGCGAAATCCTATTTTGTTCCGGGAGAAGAGAAGAAAGCGAGAAAGATGAGCTTGCCAAGTCGGCGGACAAGTGAAGTGATCGTGACACAAGGCAACTCGACTATCGGTTCTAAAACACACGCTGAAAGATATATTGAAGACTGTAGTGCTGATACGGAGTTACAGTGGGAAAGACTTGTAGCAAGAGCACGCTCTTTCCAAGTGCTATCGCCTGCTGCTCGGGATAATAGACCATACAAAAGAATTGAAAGAAAAGAAGACGCAAAGATTATAGAATGCAACCGGGTCATTCATCCAGTTACCGAAGATGGCGATGGGAGTGAAGGAGAAAATAGTGATGTTTGTAGCGAGGCATCGCATTCATCTAGTGGTTCCTCTATACTTGGAGAAGCGTTTGCCGTGATAGCGAAACCTATCGCGAAAAGATCCAACACTAGTCCAGACGATGGCAAACTTGTCGCTGATTCACTCAGCGAGACGCCTCCGAAAGAAAGCGTGTGCACAGTGGATAAAACGCCTGTTAATACAGATGCCCATGGTCATCTTAGGAGATTTTCGCTCGCTACTTTGAGACCACAAGCGGAAGCTGTCGAGCGCATGTCAGGGTATAGCACTCACGGCGCTCTGGAGTACGCCAAAAGACTACTAGGAAAGGTGCAGgaagaaggaaaaacaaaaacaaaaaaggaacGACTCCATGATATGAGCAAAGCCTTGAAGCTAGTTCTGGAGGAGTTGAACAGAATTGAAACACCGGACCATGAGCTTGTGAGTTTGTTTATTAGTTTGCGAGCGAAAATCGTGAATTTAAAAGCTGAAGTGAAACAGGAAGAAGGCACAGAGAGCCCCGAGGATGGAAGTGCAGAGAAAAAAGCTTTGAGATTGTCAACATTGTCGACTGATAGCAGTCAAACTGATAACCTCCGTACTTCTCACTCGAGAAGATTCAGTTGGTGCTGA